A genomic window from Salvelinus sp. IW2-2015 linkage group LG13, ASM291031v2, whole genome shotgun sequence includes:
- the LOC111971686 gene encoding zinc finger protein 648 yields the protein MAEGMPSWTSDRFVDKMYISKRSIRKNVMNKMHYVSHVPSENVTVSTAYKVESDSNPSDTDDTDSLSGSSFTGMIYLNPQTPTWTLAEKFTELNSGEDKRLSTYQDLCGPPGSPTAIEHNIPNRRGSTGVYGVYSDSSQQEEGNIKKVSKRRLQRKVSSGNPSDLKLRLVREISPKPNEAPSDVRCDVREMFDVCGKKGNGKSGVSLVIPPPLNKAVAMIDACEKNKVPIVFTAMKKRGVEGDTENRPYKCTHCNWAFKKSSNLQSHLDTHSGLKAHVCDLCGKAYSHQGTLQQHKRLHTGERPYHCPFCDKTYIWSSDYRKHIRTHTGEKPYVCETCGKDFVRSSDLRKHERNMHTNNKPFPCTQCGKTFNKPLSLLRHERTHLGERPFCCSVCGKAFAVASRMAEHQMVHTGVRPYTCLVCSKSFTKSSNLLEHQAVHSGIRPHKCSQCRVVFAMVSRLVRHQCVHTGEKPFNCTGCSMSFSRTAALKRHQEQTCAGRIFVCVKCDKAFQCASQLTEHMLSHDSTVADSAVGNTDD from the coding sequence ATGGCTGAAGGAATGCCTTCATGGACCTCCGACAGGTTTGTTgataaaatgtacatttcaaaGAGAAGTATCAGGAAAAACGTAATGAACAAAATGCATTACGTTTCCCACGTGCCCTCAGAGAATGTAACAGTCAGCACTGCTTACAAAGTGGAAAGTGACTCTAACCCATCTGATACTGACGATACCGACTCCCTCTCAGGTAGTAGCTTCACTGGGATGATTTATTTAAACccacaaacacctacctggactCTAGCTGAGAAGTTTACTGAACTCAACTCTGGAGAAGACAAGAGACTGTCTACCTATCAGGACCTCTGTGGTCCTCCAGGTTCACCCACGGCCATTGAACATAATATTCCCAATAGGAGAGGCTCTACTGGCGTGTATGGGGTCTACTCAGACTCATCACAACAAGAGGAAGGCAACATCAAGAAGGTTTCTAAAAGGAGACTGCAGAGGAAAGTGTCTAGCGGGAATCCTTCCGATCTGAAGCTGCGTCTGGTGAGAGAGATCAGTCCCAAACCCAACGAGGCTCCGTCTGATGTGCGTTGTGATGTGCGTgagatgtttgatgtgtgtgGGAAAAAGGGAAATGGGAAGAGTGGAGTATCACTAGTAATTCCCCCTCCATTAAACAAGGCTGTGGCCATGATTGATGCCTGTGAGAAGAATAAGGTGCCTATAGTGTTTACTGCCATGAAGAAACGTGGTgtagagggagacacagagaaccGGCCCTATAAGTGCACTCACTGCAACTGGGCCTTTAAGAAGTCCAGCAATCTGCAGAGTCATCTGGATACTCATAGTGGCCTGAAGGCTCATGTGTGTGACTTATGCGGCAAGGCCTATTCCCACCAGGGCACACTGCAGCAGCACAAGCGCCTGCACACCGGAGAGAGACCGTACCACTGCCCCTTCTGTGACAAGACCTACATCTGGTCCTCCGATTACCGCAAGCACATCCGCACGCACACCGGAGAGAAGCCATACGTGTGCGAGACCTGTGGCAAGGACTTTGTGCGCTCCTCGGACCTGCGGAAGCACGAGCGTAACATGCACACCAACAACAAACCCTTTCCATGTACGCAGTGCGGCAAGACCTTCAACAAGCCGCTGTCCCTGCTCCGCCATGAGCGGACCCATCTAGGCGAGCGGCCCTTCTGCTGTTCCGTTTGCGGGAAAGCCTTTGCCGTGGCCAGCCGCATGGCAGAGCACCAGATGGTGCACACCGGGGTGAGACCCTACACCTGCCTGGTCTGTTCCAAATCCTTCACCAAGTCCTCCAACCTGCTGGAGCACCAGGCCGTGCACAGCGGCATCCGCCCCCACAAATGCTCCCAGTGCAGGGTGGTGTTCGCCATGGTGTCTCGCTTGGTCCGTCACCAGTGCGTCCATACCGGAGAGAAGCCCTTCAACTGCACAGGCTGCAGCATGTCCTTCAGCCGCACAGCTGCTCTGAAGCGCCACCAGGAGCAGACGTGTGCCGGGAGGATCTTTGTATGTGTGAAGTGTGACAAGGCTTTTCAGTGTGCCTCTCAGCTCACTGAGCACATGCTGAGCCATGACTCTACTGTTGCTGATTCTGCTGTCGGAAACACAGACGACTGA